In the Necator americanus strain Aroian chromosome X, whole genome shotgun sequence genome, AGGAATATTGCGTAGGGTTCCTAGTTTCCCGGAAATGTTTGTTCGAGTCAAAAAAGGATAATACTTcctgaatttctttcttaaagTTCCTGCACGACAATTTTTTCCGTCATTTGATGGTTGTTGTTGTGTGAAGCTGATCCTGCTGGATATCTCTTCGCCATGTTTACACGATTGTGTGGATATGTTTAATAGTAAACTCATTACTTGATTGGTACGAATGGACTCTCAGAAACTCGCTTGTCTGATGAGGTTTAAGAAGATACAAACTAGAAATAGACGAGTATGTACACGTAGAATAATACTATGTGAAGTCCAGAGAAAAATTCCGAAGTTTTAGGATCAGtcaagaacaatttttcttctactatgAGTCACCGGAAATGTTCCTTACGCATGTCCCAAGTTCCACATTCTTTGATTCTAGAAATTGTAGAGTTGAATTGTGTTCTTATTTGATTTCCCAGGATCTGAAGAAAGCGATGACGGCAAAAGGTTAGCCAGAATTAAGATCGATAACAATCCTGGTTctgctctttaaaaaaagtagtacacagtTCTGTTCTTGATGATAAAGTGTAATAGACGTTTGGAAAAGATTATGGATCGTGTTTGGAAGATTAATTGTGGCTCATTTAAAGTAGTCAGTATTGTTTGAAGGTTCCAATGGTGCGCTGACGTTAGTCCCAACAACTTCTTACCTACTTTTCTACACCTTAACCGTTTTCGCTTAGATGGATGATCGCTTAGAAACGCTTATTACTTCGGATGTTTGCCGTACAAAACCAGTACATTGTGTTGTGTGCGCAATGCAAAACCAACAACCCATTAAAAGGAGGCACGAGGTGGTGGGTGGAACTCAACGATCTcgtacgccgtttttttttcctctgcagTTGCGCGACGGCCGTAGCACTAAACCGCCGGTTATGTTGGAGCAGTGTCACGCGATGCGTCAGGATTCGAAGGTGTTGGACGTTTAAACGGAATTTTTCGTTGCTTCATCCGATTTCCCCCGTTCTTtattgctccttttttttaaagtagacTGTGGTCCATACTTATGTCCATAtagcaattttatttttcacttattttataAAACAATATTTCTTATGTTAAATTATAGCGATAGTGTTTCGCTCAAATCCGGTAGTTTTCCATAGTTACTTCCTAATCAGCGTCCTCCGCTGTggcagctttttttaaaatataaatccTTATATTACACTTAGATTCAACGAGTTTTCTTGGAAACACTAActtatcattttttccattcatacGGTACACGTTCGGGTATTGTCAGGAAACGATTCCACATTTCTGTACAAGGCCTCAATAAATCTATGATGACAATTACTCCAACACTCCACTTCTCCAACAATTGATCCATCTtgttactttttaatttttcaaggatCTCGTGGAGAGATAGAATTTTGTACAGTTCCCATCTCACCACAGAAATACATAGATTTATTCAACCTGCCCACGAAGAGAAAATCATTAATCAGCGAACAATTTATGGAAGTTTTATTCATCTGGGTTATCCACCTATCTGACTCTGTTTGCTCAGGGATGTAGTAGTATTGTTACCGTGTTAggccttaattttttcttgtcaggAAGTGCCATAGTTTTTAGGATCTGCAATGGTATTTACTCTGGTCTGGAAATAATTCCTTAACACATTGCTCAAGCAAAATATCGACATAAATTGATCAGTGATAAAAAGTTCTATTGGGATTTTCCCGTGTTTGCATTTCCCGAAAATCCTTACAATTCGTATCTAACATACGTGGTTTACCTTTTCCTTAGTTTCCATTGATTCTCTGGCGAATAGCCTCAATGAATGAGGGACATTTCCCAAATGTTCAGAAATTAATGACATCTCCAGTGTTGCACGTCAATCTGCGACTTCTCATGCACCCGTCAACGATTATATTTCGTATAGTTGTCCTATATAAGTCAATGAACACTTAATGGATGTAAGATTGATAGTTTTTGGATTTATGGACAACCTATGAAACTATTCTAGTGTTTTTATCAACATTTCCTCATCACCTCTGTGATGACTCAATTCGGCAATACATCTTTCCAGTTGTGTCCTGTGACGAAATTCTCCTCATTTTGGTATGACCACTTTacagatttcttcttttatggACATTCTTCGGTTACGGTCACGGTTATTGGAAATATTTGtctgtgatttttcttttgaatgttAATAAAAGTGTTTGACGCTGCTAAGTGAGGCAGTGTCCACTTTACACTTTAAAcgtagatttttctttataacATAGAACGGCAGAGAAGAAACAGATGCTCGCTAGTCTCGGatactttttttccgaatccTAACATTGgcatttacgtttttttttcttccaatttgcTTCTATTTCGTTCAGctaagaaatgaacggaggAAGATTGAATTGTCAAAGTTATTCAACGATTTATAGTGAAAAGTAGATaaagtgaaaggaaagaaagaaaaagacgaaTCCTTATTGGACTTTTCCGGATGGAGTTTcgaggtgtgtgtgtgtgcttttttttcgcatttattCAATCATAGAACAGTGGTGAAGGAAGAATCACAGTTGAAACGCTAATCGGTACATAAATTCACAAATattctttcgttttgtttttctatagATTCAGGATAACGCTATTTTCACACCCGGaaaacacattttaaaaagCGATGAAACAATGAAAGACACAAACACCGATCaatcattttgtttatttataagtTTACAataaaaagagtagaaaattTGACGAAGCTGTTTGCTAAGAGGCAAAAGTTTATAAATTTAAATCCGAACATCACATAATCGTCGAATAGGAGACATACTTTTGGCAAGTTTGGCCTCATTCCCTGCACATACTGGCCAGAATTTCATGAATTCTTTTCAGAGTGAAGTTAGAATTTTTGTAGACAATattattgtttcatttcttgtcATAAAACACATGTGAGGAATCTTTTCTGGACCTACATGTTGATTTCTCCCCTTTGGAATTCTCTACTGATTGCTCCAATACATATCCAATTTATGTTGACACTAAATCCTATCAACACCCCTGACGGATCACTTCGAATCCATTACTGAGTTCAGCGAATTGCTGAGTCTTGATGACTTCTGGTCCATTCCGGTTTTATGTAccacatgaagaaaaaaaaaagactcgaaGTTATTGACATAAGAGAGCACGAGAActggtttcttcttctttccaatttCGATTATCCATCCATTAATATagaaatgttgaaatgttttaaattacATCCAAACACACTGTCTTGTACGTATCTAACCATTTCGAggagaatttccagaaaaaaaaaacataatttttgaaatgcttCTTTTGCTTTATGCAATAGGCCAGATCTATCATCacgtaataatataatatttattgaCGGTTCGTAGTGTTGTTGTTTACATGGAACAATGATATTTCTGGATGTAcaaattatataaaatattttactatGTATCAAGAGTTTACAGTAACAATTCAACTCTAAAAAGCTGGTGTAATGACAGAATTCCAAGAACGCGAAACTTTGAGATATATTACCACTTACAGTACTCTTccgttttcctctttttttcctttctaacCTTTGGGAATAGGTTTTTCGTGGCCAGACAGGAGGAGGGTATTAGTCATACTCAtcactcttctttttcaaaaagccAGAGAAGGAGGCTGCGCAGTTCGTGGAATAGTAGATGGAAAAACTGAAAGTTTCATCAGGATCCGGTAATTcactttgaaaacaaataacaatgcaAGTTTTTCGTAACGAACATTTCAAAAGGAAACAGTTGAGTCGCGTGATCCAAATTTCCAAGGAACTAAAATTTCGTCGTTTTTTCTGGACTGGTGGTACAGGtggtacaattttttttccagaaacaacAATGAAGAGCCCCAACGATTTTCGATTGGtccttcttttgaaaaagaaaaacaaaacaaaagcaattATAAGactaaactttttcttttgtctggATTTTATATGTACTCCTTAAGAACTATATTTACAAAATATATTGATTGATGTATGTATGCAAATATTACCAGTAGCACCtaaatattatagaaattGGGGGCGGCAAAGCACAAAAAGGGGATTTTGATTGCCATCGCTCTGACGTTAACGCTTTTTTTGGTATTAAATTTCTGGATTACGCTCTCTACGCATCGCATTCAATGCCTGGCATATTCTTTATAGATTCCGATTCCTTTCTAGTAATCCCCCGAACCACCATACCAATGAATAACAAATATGTAcatgaaatgttttcttcttcggcCCGGATATCCGGAGATCCCAAGAATCAACAATTtagcattgtttttgttcttctttttaagtATCCTTGGAAagtaaagtgtttttttttttgaatttcacacCTTCTCTGTCGGCGCCTCGTCTCAGACCCCATGCTGTGATTTATGGAAGACCTTCGCGACGACACTCAGTTTTTCCTCGCTCCATTAGTGAGTATCgaagtatttatttacttggaCATGAGAGATGGGTAAAATCTTTAAAATGATACtcaaaaaagtgttctttcacatttggttctatccatatGTGAGTTGTTTATTCGAAAAACTTGCTGCTAATTATTCGTGAGGGTGGACAACATCTCTATTAACTCATTTATCGTAGATCGGCGCTCTGCAGATGTTCAACACGTGCAGCGACGTTTTTGATCTTTGCATTCGTGGATCGTTTATCATTTTCCTAAAGGGAATGCACAAAGGCCACACACATGCACAAACCTTTTCGTGAGGTGAGAtgactcacaaaaaaaagaacaatcatTTGTCTTCGACCAATTAACGATCATTGTCATCAAATGACGTTTCTATGGATATTTACAGGATGAAATCCTTGCCATGCGTGATCATTAGACTGAAGCACATGCGTTTTTCATGAACCGCCTGAATGATACCTCCTCATTCTCCCATGAGACAACCATAAAAGGCGCGTTTGGATCGAGTTGAAATTCTTCCCGTCCATCTACGTCAGCTATTCAACTGGTTTCAACTCCATTGAAATATATTGCTGGATAATGAACACCATATGGTATCATTAGTGCAACTACACGATATTTAACGACTATACGTCTATTGTCTTCTTTCAATTAGTTGACTGATGTCAGgat is a window encoding:
- a CDS encoding hypothetical protein (NECATOR_CHRX.G26244.T1), which produces MDDRLETLITSDVCRTKPVHCVVCAMQNQQPIKRRHEVLRDGRSTKPPVMLEQCHAMRQDSKVLDV